The Scleropages formosus chromosome 9, fSclFor1.1, whole genome shotgun sequence DNA segment CCCATGGCTTCCTGACCTTGAGGAAAGCTGCGCTGATGTGGAATTTGCACGTAGACTTATACTCTTCAGCTTAATGACAGTatgttactgttgttgttgttgtttatatatactgttatgtttgtttatatatagtgctttttttccaagcCTAATTTGGAAGCATAGCGGTGTGTCAAAATGCttgtttagctgatgtgttAGAACACAGTACAGATGGGTGCTTTCACCGTGCGTATATCACATTGCTCATCATTGAGAAACTGCTTCCCGTGTGTCTCACGTTCAGCAGGTTACAGCCCATCGGTACGATCTCTAACCGCTTCTGCATTCCCTCCAAGGTGACACCATTACGGGGTTGGAACCATGTCAGCATTATTTTCCTCTTGGCTCTTTATTCCCCACCTTCAGGTCATGGTAACTGGCAGCCGCTGGGAATAAGAATGTAGTGAAAGAGCCTTAAAGAAGACCTTGTGTCAGAACTAGACACACACCTGGAAGTGTCTCATTCACATGCTGCTGAGGGGGGAAATGCTGGCAAAGCGCATGCAGCAGCCTGCAGTGctcataaaaaatgcattaatggcATTGTAGGTGTAGGTGTGTTGCCTCTACCAAACACCCCTTGCCGCAACACGTTTCGAAACGAGCTCATGTAAtaagtgcagagaaatgaaggaAACGAAAGCCTTAGAAGTGACCGCTGAGCCCTGGCGTAGAGAGTCTCTTTGGTGTTGAAGGTCAaataacagcacatctttgCTGTGTGCCGGCTCAGGGGAACGTCAATGCTGCTCCTGCAGAGTGAGTCCTGGGGATCACCAAAAGCGTGTTATAGATCACTGTGTTGCTGCGAATCCTGTTATACCGTAGTGTTTTCCTGCTCACCTCCTTTACGGGATTGTTTTCATAATAGAAATGCATGTCCTCAAGCGGTGTTCACCTTTATGCctcttctgaatttttttttttccccacttcagTTTTTGCCAAGTCTATCTTATGCTCCAATGTCCACAatgtcctcttctcctcctcccccaacTCGCAACTACCCCCCCATCTGTGAAGCATCAAGGATGGGGGACTGATCCTTCGATTCACACTCCTGCCAAGCACAAGGCATGTGACACACTGCAGCTTGAACAGCAGGGTGCCAGAGAGGGGGCGCACCATAGCCTTAATTCCTACTCAGCCAGTCAGcagctttttttcatttcccttCGACGTCCCCTCCATTTACCTATTTTTCTTATGCTGCTGTAGTATCAAGCAGGATCCACAGACCATGTGCTTGTCTCATGCGCTACAAAACAACTGAGCACTTGCGCTTGACCAGCAGCTCTCTAGTTGGAGAAGATTCTCTCCTTGAATGAAGCCAATTAATTGGTTTTATTCCACCTCTGAGAAATAACATGATTGGAAAAGCATAGACTTGAAGTACATCTCGTGCAACAGCAAAGGAATCAGCGTCTCAGCATCCAGCAGTGATGCTCACCAACAGCGACTGAGTGACCTGGAAGACACCTTCTTCTAAATGTAAAGTGACATGTTATAATTGCCCTATAATCAGAACTAAATAACTACCAAGATTGTTCGAAGGGTGATTAATAGATTTACACGGTGTTCAGTCATTTCTGCTTGTGATGGGGCCTAATTTTCAGGTCTTACTGTGGTTCTGACCACAAGTAAAGTCCTTCAGCTGGCATGTTGTAATGAAAATGCTTTTCCTAATCAGactttgaaatgtttcagtCACATTATGCACTATGAGATTTGCATAAACACTAAGGTAATACGAGCTCATGACATTTTGGGTCTATACACTTTGTCCTCATCTTACAGTcaggttatgaatttttgaagatacttCCGTCTTTTAAAAAGATGACATGGCACATGAATCAATCACAATCAAGAATGAAAAAGTTTGACTTATTTCCAGTAATTCTAAAcaactttcagttttaatgcctatggaaattaattaaaaaaaaaaaatgaacttttaatAGTTATAGCTATGTCCAAGACTTACAGAACCTCatctgtgaataaattgagggatatCTGCATTATTTTCCCATTATTAATAGTTATTTAGTCCTTGTGtctttaaagtgacttccatAAAggacttatttttttattctgactGCATTTCAAAAGTAAAGGGACAGTAAAGGTAGATGTATTTTGTAAGACAGGAAAATGAGAAAGCTGTGCAGTGAGTtcctattaaaatgtaaattgctgTGATTGGAGACATCCTGTGGAAACGCAGACTCACTGCAGGGAATGTTACAACCTAATGTAGGCTTATATATGAATTTATGATATAACTGCGCATTTAACACCTTTATCAAAGGTGGATCACAGGGTTAGGTTAAGACTAGACAAAAATTGCTTTACAATGTCACAAGATAATCTGATAATGATAGCTGAAACTCAGTATTTCACTGTGGACTAATACAAAATTAGCATAGcactggaataaataatgacttGACTTAAAATGAAATTGCACAGTTTTTATTAGTAACTATTAGTGTTGCCTGTTCGATCACACCAGGGGGctcggtgggtttggctgggtcctgctctctggtgggtctggggttcgagttctgcttggggtgccttgtgacgaactggtgtcccatcctgggtgtgtcccctccccctccagctttaggtcctgcgttgccgggttaggctccggctcgccgcgaccccacttgggacaagcagtttcagtcaatgtgtgtgtatcgaATTACAGGCTCACATCTTATGATGTGTTCTCTCTAATCAgactgtgtttttctctttcagaatAACTTCCTCGTATTTATGGCTGAGCTGTTTTGGTGGTTTGAAGTAGTGAAGCCACCATTTGTGCAGCCTCGAGTTTTAGACACAGAAGGTAGAAATGGCCACTTATGAAGTTATATTATTTGATTAATGACAAATTCTGAATGCTGCTCGAATGGATAGCCGCAATGCGTTTTGCTCCATTCCAGGTTCGGATCCTGCCCCATCATTGAGAAACATGCCCTCTATGCCCATCTCTGATGTCACCAAACGAAGTTTTGTAGAAGATCCCCCTCTTTCAGACAAAACCAGGTTcctttttgtacttttaatttttctggttGTTATTTGTGCCATTAAATTACCTAAATAATATTGGTTCACTGGTTCAACAAGTCCCTAGAAATACCTGACTATTAAATATagtttatttttggaatcattctaTGGCACTTAAAGCTAATTTTTGCTCCTCAAAAGGCTTTTATCCTTTAAAGCATTTAACATTGTCTTTGTCTCTCTTCAAGTCTACCACTCAGGCTTCAACCTCAGAGCTCCACCTCAGGTACAAGCACTTAACTTTTTACCAGACCAATTTTCTGCTGACTTACCTGCCCAATATATTGTCATATCAGTATTCTTGtctttattagttttttttattccagtgaTGATTTGAATGTTTTGTCTGTTGCTTCAGGTGAAATAAAGCGATCAACCTCAATGTCTTTTATAGACGGTTGTGTGGGAACATGGCCCAAGGAGAAACGGTCAGTATCACTAGCCAGAGCTGAAATAGTAAATACTTTAAATTATCTATGGAAACATCGACCTTATAAACAAAGCCAGACTGGGACCTCATGAAActattttccctccaaaaacaaGTCTGTGTACGTATTGTCTCTTGCACAGGTCATCTACTCAGGGAGTGTCTTTTGACATCCCTTTTGATGAAGAAAACACTATGGAGCCACCTACGACAACTGGACGAGAGATGACCAGGTCTGTTAGTACAGATGGCTTGGGTTTCAAGGTCCAGTACATGCCTAGGAGCGTGAAAAGAAATCTCTCATTCCAGCCCGTGGATGGGCTAAGCAGGACAGTGGGCattgaggaagaggaagggtgTCCAGCAATGCTGGCTGGTGCTCACCCTGAGAGGCAGTCAAGAATGTTTCACCCCAGGAACCTACAAGGCCTCCCCAATGGGCAAGCACTGGATGAGCACGGCAATCCTGTAGCCACCCCCAGCATGGAGGAGGCCTTGAAAATCATTCACTCTTCTGAAAAGCCACAAAGCAGCAATGATGGCTTCTTTCTTCACAGTCAGGATAGGGGAGCTTTGGGTTCAAAGGGAAGAGCAGACGACGGTGACCTAGACTCCATGTCAGAGTCAAAGGGAGCAATGAGCACAGATACGACGGAGGTTGACACTGGGATCCATGTGCGGACGGAGGACATTCAGGAGACCCTGGACGAGGACTCATCTCTGAAGGACTACACAGGGAGTATGGATCTGGACATGGACCATGACTATGAGCTGAGAGCCAGCCGCCAAGATAcacccagccccagccccagcctgACCAGTGGGAAGTCCCCAGTGGGCAGCACCACTTCCACCAGCTCTGGTGTCAAAATGACGAGCTTTGCTGAACAGAAGTTTAAGAAGCTGAACCACTTTGAGGGAAAAAGTAGTGGAAGCAGCTCCCAGAAGACCACGCCCGAGGGCTCCGAGCTTAGCATTCCACACATGGTCTCCTGGGCCACCACTCCTGAGGCAAGTCCCATTCACCAGTCACCCAAGGACCCCACTCAGATCATGGCATCTGAGATGGTGCAGTTAAGGATGAAGCTAGAGGAAAAACGGCGAGCCATTGAAGCCCAGAAGAAGAAAGTTGAAGCTGCCTTTACACGACACCGACAGAGAATGGGCAGGACAGCATTCCTCACTGtggtgaagaagaaggaggacgGTACCTCACCACTCAAAGAGGAAGCTGCAGAATTAGAGGAGAGACAGCCCAGCAAAGCAGCTGATGACAGCAACTTACGGCCTGGGAAGTACAGAACGGACACACCCGACGGAGCAGAGCAAGGCCAGGCAAGATGGCAGAAATCTCCCAATGAGGAGAGCATTGGAGAGGCAGATCTCCTCGAGTACACCAGGTCCATTGAGAAACTCAACGCTTCACTCAGCCTTCTGCAGGCAGAAATGCAACGGCTAGCGCAGCAGCAGGAGCTCATCATGCAGATGAGGGAGCAGCAGTCATGGGTTGTCTCCCCACCTCAGCCGTCACCACAGAAGCAGGTGCGAGAGCTTCGCAATGCTGCACGTTCCTCTGGGTCTTTGTCTCCAGCAGACTCTCCTCGCAGCACCCACCGATCCCCTACCAGCATCAAGAAAAAGTCGGCCTCCTTCCACTCAAAGACTCCAAGGACGCAAAGGCCCAGTGAACTGAAGATCACCCCCTTCAACCGGGTCCTCACTGTGCCGCAGTCGGTGGACAGCCTCCCACGTCTGAGGAGGTTCTCCCCAAGCCAGTCTCAGGTCAGCTCCTTCTCCTGCCTAGGAGATGACACCAAGCCCCCTCCCGAGGCTGAGGCCACAGAGAAAGATACAGCACCAGAAATCAAACTCCCACCATCAACGTCCAATTCCCCTACAAAGAGTGTGAGCTCAGAGCCTCTGACCTCTCCTGTAAAACAGCCTCAACCCAAGGAAGTAGAAGAAAGTGCCAAGGAAGTAAGTGCAAAGGAGGTGGTGatgaaggagcaggaggaaaTCAAGCCCATAGAATCCATGGTGTCAGAGGTTTTGTCACAGCCCATCAAAGAGACCTTTACAGTCACCTCCTCTGCAAGTCCTGCTGATGTCCCTGGCCAAAGTACCAGGAACTTAATAGAGGTGCCATTGTCTGTGCTTAAGCCTCTGGAAGGACAGATGCTGGAGGAGGCTAGAGGAGAAGGAAGTGGTGATTTCTATGATGATGACCAGAAGATGTGCTGTGGGTTCTTCTTTAAGGTGAGAATCCAACATTCGTTCATtaattgattgactgattgtggttatgaattaattttttttttttttaaaacctcatTGCTTTAGCAAAGAGAAGGTttgaacactgaaaaaaagcaaGCATTTTCATCTTATATCCTCTATTTTGGTGTTTTACCTCAAAGGGCAGGAATTATGTTTTCTTtatgttaaatgtttaatataatactctggctcctcatcttacaaGCATAATTGTGATCACATATCTGTTTGTAATATGACTTTGTTCAAAACTCACTTAGCAGTAAGGCACAACCAATAGAAGCTTAATAACAAAGATATCCCTTAAATCCTTCAATCCTTTAGTCCAGCTGCCTTGAAACAGAAACTAAAATGATGATAAAAATGTTTGGTCTCCAAAAACTGCTTTTTGGTGATGGTTGTGTAAATACGAGTTACTTGTGCTCCGAACgagacattttagaaaataaatccgtgaagaaaatgcagttttaaactagaaaaatgttaatatctcaagaaaattcataacttgaccTTTCCTCACACATGGTGCTAGTGTATCTGCAACCCAACAGCCaagtgcattatttattttcatgacCATTTAAATTCTCAaagctttatattttattttgggaaACACTAGGTTTCCGCTATctgcaaacatgaaaaagtGTGTAATTGTGTATGTAGGTCAAGGGGGAAGGAGGTCAGTTCCCTGAGTCTGCATGGTTAATCTGAACAGTTTACTCTAGATTTAGGTCAGAACAGCATCTTGCTCTGTGGATGTGGTGACatgtttaaattttgcatttatatactgtgtgtgtgtgtgtgtgtgtgtgtgtgtgtgtgtgtgtgtgtgcgcattttcACGCATGCGTGTATGTATTATATGCTGCTTGAATAGATAGCCATATATGCGACATGGTTGCGCAATGAGTAGCTCTGGCTTCCTTACAGtacctgggtgatgcgagagaaTGTGAGTTCGAtcgccgctcagtctgtgtggtttgcatgttctccctgtttctgcatggatgtattcaggtttcctctcactttccaaagacatgcagttcaggttcattGGTCACACTAAATTACCTGTAATGGGTGAGTTAGTGGTGCATGTAtggttaccctgtgatggactggggtcccacccagggtgtacccacccTCAGTATTGCACACAGTGCTCCCAGGATAGGCTTGATTGGGACAAGCACTTAGTGAAAATGGATGGGgagatatatatatgtgtgtgtgtgtgtgtgtgtgtgtgtgtgtgtgtgtgtgtgtgtgtgtgtatactgtatatatttatttatatatataatacacacacacacacagtcattctCTGAGATAAACTGCAGTTCATTAGATACCTGTAACAATATGCTTTCTAatgaatttgtaattttaaataagtttaaaaaaaaaaaaaaaaaaaaaaaacttagctgTGCTCAAGAATTTCCATCTGAAAGAACTTGGATGGATTTTGTGGGAAAGACCAGGCTTTTTTAGTGGTTGGGGAGGCCCTGGAGGTCACTGTGACATGTTCTCTTTAGGATGACATGAAGGGTGAGGATGACATGGCAATGAAGCGGGCGATGCTGTTGGaaaagaggatgaggagggagaAGGAGTTACAGCAGaggaagcagcagctggaggcggAGATGGaacagaagaaggaggaggcaCGGTGAGTTCCCCTCCTAAACCATCCTCAGGAGGATGTTTGAATTGGTCTTCTGCCTTTGTGTACAAAACAATAATTTGGAAAGAAGGAGGAAGTATGACAGGTTCCGAGTCATCGTTCTATCTTCTCAGTACAATGAGAGAACAGTTCCTTTAGGAAAATGACTGTCTTCGTTATACCTGTCCTTTTAATGAGCCCCCAAAGGCCAAGCTTTGCTCATCTCTCATGCGGTCTCTAAGGATGAAAGCAGAGGAGGAGCGgcagaagaaagaggaggaaaaggcaCGCAGGGAGTTTATCAAACAGGAGTATCTCAGGAGGAAGCAGCTCAAGCTGATGGAGGACATGGACACGGTCATTAAGCCCCGTCCCCTGGGTGCTAAGCAGAAGAAGCCCCGCCCCAAGTCTATTCACAGAGACAGCATGGAGTCCCCCAAGACACCAGCCAGGGCGGCGGCAGGTAGCTCTCACCTCCCACTTTCCcctg contains these protein-coding regions:
- the camsap2a gene encoding calmodulin-regulated spectrin-associated protein 2a isoform X2, producing the protein MGDAAEARDTRRTFIVPAIKSFDHYDFGRAKICSSVAWLVAKAFGTDSVPAELREPFYTDQYNQEHMKPPVAGLLLSAELYCRAGSLILKSDAAKPLLGHDAVIRALAQRGLYVTDQERLVTERDLSKKPIQMSAHLAMIDTLMMAYTVETVSVEKVVSCVQQYASFYPDGDVPYDTEEAVTCWINKVNEYLKDIIVNEQKARENQSTETSGGSRSPTKWYWKLVPARYRKEQSLPRQVPWIPLVDNLLKDCADGCALAALLHFYCPDIVKLEDICLKETMSLADSLYNLQLVQDFCQEYLSRCCHFTLEDMLYAASSVKNNFLVFMAELFWWFEVVKPPFVQPRVLDTEGSDPAPSLRNMPSMPISDVTKRSFVEDPPLSDKTSLPLRLQPQSSTSGEIKRSTSMSFIDGCVGTWPKEKRSSTQGVSFDIPFDEENTMEPPTTTGREMTRSVSTDGLGFKVQYMPRSVKRNLSFQPVDGLSRTVGIEEEEGCPAMLAGAHPERQSRMFHPRNLQGLPNGQALDEHGNPVATPSMEEALKIIHSSEKPQSSNDGFFLHSQDRGALGSKGRADDGDLDSMSESKGAMSTDTTEVDTGIHVRTEDIQETLDEDSSLKDYTGSMDLDMDHDYELRASRQDTPSPSPSLTSGKSPVGSTTSTSSGVKMTSFAEQKFKKLNHFEGKSSGSSSQKTTPEGSELSIPHMVSWATTPEASPIHQSPKDPTQIMASEMVQLRMKLEEKRRAIEAQKKKVEAAFTRHRQRMGRTAFLTVVKKKEDGTSPLKEEAAELEERQPSKAADDSNLRPGKYRTDTPDGAEQGQARWQKSPNEESIGEADLLEYTRSIEKLNASLSLLQAEMQRLAQQQELIMQMREQQSWVVSPPQPSPQKQVRELRNAARSSGSLSPADSPRSTHRSPTSIKKKSASFHSKTPRTQRPSELKITPFNRVLTVPQSVDSLPRLRRFSPSQSQVSSFSCLGDDTKPPPEAEATEKDTAPEIKLPPSTSNSPTKSVSSEPLTSPVKQPQPKEVEESAKEVSAKEVVMKEQEEIKPIESMVSEVLSQPIKETFTVTSSASPADVPGQSTRNLIEVPLSVLKPLEGQMLEEARGEGSGDFYDDDQKMCCGFFFKDDMKGEDDMAMKRAMLLEKRMRREKELQQRKQQLEAEMEQKKEEARMKAEEERQKKEEEKARREFIKQEYLRRKQLKLMEDMDTVIKPRPLGAKQKKPRPKSIHRDSMESPKTPARAAAVSSLSLASLNLGDNDSVQSDKRTPRPDSADGFLSPCRSGSRNGDKDWENASTTSSVASNTEYTGPKLYKEPSAKSNKYIIQNALTHCCLAGKVNEGQKNKILEEMEKSEANNFLILFRDSGCQFRSLYTYCPETEEITKLTGIGPKSITHKMIEGLYKYNSDRKQFSQIPAKTMSASVDAITIHSHLWQTKKPGTPKKVLPAKS
- the camsap2a gene encoding calmodulin-regulated spectrin-associated protein 2a isoform X5, translated to MGDAAEARDTRRTFIVPAIKSFDHYDFGRAKICSSVAWLVAKAFGTDSVPAELREPFYTDQYNQEHMKPPVAGLLLSAELYCRAGSLILKSDAAKPLLGHDAVIRALAQRGLYVTDQERLVTERDLSKKPIQMSAHLAMIDTLMMAYTVETVSVEKVVSCVQQYASFYPDGDVPYDTEEAVTCWINKVNEYLKDIIVNEQKARENQSTETSGGSRARYRKEQSLPRQVPWIPLVDNLLKDCADGCALAALLHFYCPDIVKLEDICLKETMSLADSLYNLQLVQDFCQEYLSRCCHFTLEDMLYAASSVKNNFLVFMAELFWWFEVVKPPFVQPRVLDTEGSDPAPSLRNMPSMPISDVTKRSFVEDPPLSDKTSLPLRLQPQSSTSGEIKRSTSMSFIDGCVGTWPKEKRSSTQGVSFDIPFDEENTMEPPTTTGREMTRSVSTDGLGFKVQYMPRSVKRNLSFQPVDGLSRTVGIEEEEGCPAMLAGAHPERQSRMFHPRNLQGLPNGQALDEHGNPVATPSMEEALKIIHSSEKPQSSNDGFFLHSQDRGALGSKGRADDGDLDSMSESKGAMSTDTTEVDTGIHVRTEDIQETLDEDSSLKDYTGSMDLDMDHDYELRASRQDTPSPSPSLTSGKSPVGSTTSTSSGVKMTSFAEQKFKKLNHFEGKSSGSSSQKTTPEGSELSIPHMVSWATTPEASPIHQSPKDPTQIMASEMVQLRMKLEEKRRAIEAQKKKVEAAFTRHRQRMGRTAFLTVVKKKEDGTSPLKEEAAELEERQPSKAADDSNLRPGKYRTDTPDGAEQGQARWQKSPNEESIGEADLLEYTRSIEKLNASLSLLQAEMQRLAQQQELIMQMREQQSWVVSPPQPSPQKQVRELRNAARSSGSLSPADSPRSTHRSPTSIKKKSASFHSKTPRTQRPSELKITPFNRVLTVPQSVDSLPRLRRFSPSQSQVSSFSCLGDDTKPPPEAEATEKDTAPEIKLPPSTSNSPTKSVSSEPLTSPVKQPQPKEVEESAKEVSAKEVVMKEQEEIKPIESMVSEVLSQPIKETFTVTSSASPADVPGQSTRNLIEVPLSVLKPLEGQMLEEARGEGSGDFYDDDQKMCCGFFFKDDMKGEDDMAMKRAMLLEKRMRREKELQQRKQQLEAEMEQKKEEARMKAEEERQKKEEEKARREFIKQEYLRRKQLKLMEDMDTVIKPRPLGAKQKKPRPKSIHRDSMESPKTPARAAAVSSLSLASLNLGDNDSVQSDKRTPRPDSADGFLSPCRSGSRNGDKDWENASTTSSVASNTEYTGPKLYKEPSAKSNKYIIQNALTHCCLAGKVNEGQKNKILEEMEKSEANNFLILFRDSGCQFRSLYTYCPETEEITKLTGIGPKSITHKMIEGLYKYNSDRKQFSQIPAKTMSASVDAITIHSHLWQTKKPGTPKKVLPAKS
- the camsap2a gene encoding calmodulin-regulated spectrin-associated protein 2a isoform X3, yielding MGDAAEARDTRRTFIVPAIKSFDHYDFGRAKICSSVAWLVAKAFGTDSVPAELREPFYTDQYNQEHMKPPVAGLLLSAELYCRAGSLILKSDAAKPLLGHDAVIRALAQRGLYVTDQERLVTERDLSKKPIQMSAHLAMIDTLMMAYTVETVSVEKVVSCVQQYASFYPDGDVPYDTEEAVTCWINKVNEYLKDIIVNEQKARENQSTETSGGSRARYRKEQSLPRQVPWIPLVDNLLKDCADGCALAALLHFYCPDIVKLEDICLKETMSLADSLYNLQLVQDFCQEYLSRCCHFTLEDMLYAASSVKNNFLVFMAELFWWFEVVKPPFVQPRVLDTEGSDPAPSLRNMPSMPISDVTKRSFVEDPPLSDKTSLPLRLQPQSSTSGEIKRSTSMSFIDGCVGTWPKEKRSSTQGVSFDIPFDEENTMEPPTTTGREMTRSVSTDGLGFKVQYMPRSVKRNLSFQPVDGLSRTVGIEEEEGCPAMLAGAHPERQSRMFHPRNLQGLPNGQALDEHGNPVATPSMEEALKIIHSSEKPQSSNDGFFLHSQDRGALGSKGRADDGDLDSMSESKGAMSTDTTEVDTGIHVRTEDIQETLDEDSSLKDYTGSMDLDMDHDYELRASRQDTPSPSPSLTSGKSPVGSTTSTSSGVKMTSFAEQKFKKLNHFEGKSSGSSSQKTTPEGSELSIPHMVSWATTPEASPIHQSPKDPTQIMASEMVQLRMKLEEKRRAIEAQKKKVEAAFTRHRQRMGRTAFLTVVKKKEDGTSPLKEEAAELEERQPSKAADDSNLRPGKYRTDTPDGAEQGQARWQKSPNEESIGEADLLEYTRSIEKLNASLSLLQAEMQRLAQQQELIMQMREQQSWVVSPPQPSPQKQVRELRNAARSSGSLSPADSPRSTHRSPTSIKKKSASFHSKTPRTQRPSELKITPFNRVLTVPQSVDSLPRLRRFSPSQSQVSSFSCLGDDTKPPPEAEATEKDTAPEIKLPPSTSNSPTKSVSSEPLTSPVKQPQPKEVEESAKEVSAKEVVMKEQEEIKPIESMVSEVLSQPIKETFTVTSSASPADVPGQSTRNLIEVPLSVLKPLEGQMLEEARGEGSGDFYDDDQKMCCGFFFKDDMKGEDDMAMKRAMLLEKRMRREKELQQRKQQLEAEMEQKKEEARMKAEEERQKKEEEKARREFIKQEYLRRKQLKLMEDMDTVIKPRPLGAKQKKPRPKSIHRDSMESPKTPARAAAGSRPRVFSVSSLSLASLNLGDNDSVQSDKRTPRPDSADGFLSPCRSGSRNGDKDWENASTTSSVASNTEYTGPKLYKEPSAKSNKYIIQNALTHCCLAGKVNEGQKNKILEEMEKSEANNFLILFRDSGCQFRSLYTYCPETEEITKLTGIGPKSITHKMIEGLYKYNSDRKQFSQIPAKTMSASVDAITIHSHLWQTKKPGTPKKVLPAKS
- the camsap2a gene encoding calmodulin-regulated spectrin-associated protein 2a isoform X1 produces the protein MGDAAEARDTRRTFIVPAIKSFDHYDFGRAKICSSVAWLVAKAFGTDSVPAELREPFYTDQYNQEHMKPPVAGLLLSAELYCRAGSLILKSDAAKPLLGHDAVIRALAQRGLYVTDQERLVTERDLSKKPIQMSAHLAMIDTLMMAYTVETVSVEKVVSCVQQYASFYPDGDVPYDTEEAVTCWINKVNEYLKDIIVNEQKARENQSTETSGGSRSPTKWYWKLVPARYRKEQSLPRQVPWIPLVDNLLKDCADGCALAALLHFYCPDIVKLEDICLKETMSLADSLYNLQLVQDFCQEYLSRCCHFTLEDMLYAASSVKNNFLVFMAELFWWFEVVKPPFVQPRVLDTEGSDPAPSLRNMPSMPISDVTKRSFVEDPPLSDKTSLPLRLQPQSSTSGEIKRSTSMSFIDGCVGTWPKEKRSSTQGVSFDIPFDEENTMEPPTTTGREMTRSVSTDGLGFKVQYMPRSVKRNLSFQPVDGLSRTVGIEEEEGCPAMLAGAHPERQSRMFHPRNLQGLPNGQALDEHGNPVATPSMEEALKIIHSSEKPQSSNDGFFLHSQDRGALGSKGRADDGDLDSMSESKGAMSTDTTEVDTGIHVRTEDIQETLDEDSSLKDYTGSMDLDMDHDYELRASRQDTPSPSPSLTSGKSPVGSTTSTSSGVKMTSFAEQKFKKLNHFEGKSSGSSSQKTTPEGSELSIPHMVSWATTPEASPIHQSPKDPTQIMASEMVQLRMKLEEKRRAIEAQKKKVEAAFTRHRQRMGRTAFLTVVKKKEDGTSPLKEEAAELEERQPSKAADDSNLRPGKYRTDTPDGAEQGQARWQKSPNEESIGEADLLEYTRSIEKLNASLSLLQAEMQRLAQQQELIMQMREQQSWVVSPPQPSPQKQVRELRNAARSSGSLSPADSPRSTHRSPTSIKKKSASFHSKTPRTQRPSELKITPFNRVLTVPQSVDSLPRLRRFSPSQSQVSSFSCLGDDTKPPPEAEATEKDTAPEIKLPPSTSNSPTKSVSSEPLTSPVKQPQPKEVEESAKEVSAKEVVMKEQEEIKPIESMVSEVLSQPIKETFTVTSSASPADVPGQSTRNLIEVPLSVLKPLEGQMLEEARGEGSGDFYDDDQKMCCGFFFKDDMKGEDDMAMKRAMLLEKRMRREKELQQRKQQLEAEMEQKKEEARMKAEEERQKKEEEKARREFIKQEYLRRKQLKLMEDMDTVIKPRPLGAKQKKPRPKSIHRDSMESPKTPARAAAGSRPRVFSVSSLSLASLNLGDNDSVQSDKRTPRPDSADGFLSPCRSGSRNGDKDWENASTTSSVASNTEYTGPKLYKEPSAKSNKYIIQNALTHCCLAGKVNEGQKNKILEEMEKSEANNFLILFRDSGCQFRSLYTYCPETEEITKLTGIGPKSITHKMIEGLYKYNSDRKQFSQIPAKTMSASVDAITIHSHLWQTKKPGTPKKVLPAKS
- the camsap2a gene encoding calmodulin-regulated spectrin-associated protein 2a isoform X4, encoding MIDTLMMAYTVETVSVEKVVSCVQQYASFYPDGDVPYDTEEAVTCWINKVNEYLKDIIVNEQKARENQSTETSGGSRSPTKWYWKLVPARYRKEQSLPRQVPWIPLVDNLLKDCADGCALAALLHFYCPDIVKLEDICLKETMSLADSLYNLQLVQDFCQEYLSRCCHFTLEDMLYAASSVKNNFLVFMAELFWWFEVVKPPFVQPRVLDTEGSDPAPSLRNMPSMPISDVTKRSFVEDPPLSDKTSLPLRLQPQSSTSGEIKRSTSMSFIDGCVGTWPKEKRSSTQGVSFDIPFDEENTMEPPTTTGREMTRSVSTDGLGFKVQYMPRSVKRNLSFQPVDGLSRTVGIEEEEGCPAMLAGAHPERQSRMFHPRNLQGLPNGQALDEHGNPVATPSMEEALKIIHSSEKPQSSNDGFFLHSQDRGALGSKGRADDGDLDSMSESKGAMSTDTTEVDTGIHVRTEDIQETLDEDSSLKDYTGSMDLDMDHDYELRASRQDTPSPSPSLTSGKSPVGSTTSTSSGVKMTSFAEQKFKKLNHFEGKSSGSSSQKTTPEGSELSIPHMVSWATTPEASPIHQSPKDPTQIMASEMVQLRMKLEEKRRAIEAQKKKVEAAFTRHRQRMGRTAFLTVVKKKEDGTSPLKEEAAELEERQPSKAADDSNLRPGKYRTDTPDGAEQGQARWQKSPNEESIGEADLLEYTRSIEKLNASLSLLQAEMQRLAQQQELIMQMREQQSWVVSPPQPSPQKQVRELRNAARSSGSLSPADSPRSTHRSPTSIKKKSASFHSKTPRTQRPSELKITPFNRVLTVPQSVDSLPRLRRFSPSQSQVSSFSCLGDDTKPPPEAEATEKDTAPEIKLPPSTSNSPTKSVSSEPLTSPVKQPQPKEVEESAKEVSAKEVVMKEQEEIKPIESMVSEVLSQPIKETFTVTSSASPADVPGQSTRNLIEVPLSVLKPLEGQMLEEARGEGSGDFYDDDQKMCCGFFFKDDMKGEDDMAMKRAMLLEKRMRREKELQQRKQQLEAEMEQKKEEARMKAEEERQKKEEEKARREFIKQEYLRRKQLKLMEDMDTVIKPRPLGAKQKKPRPKSIHRDSMESPKTPARAAAGSRPRVFSVSSLSLASLNLGDNDSVQSDKRTPRPDSADGFLSPCRSGSRNGDKDWENASTTSSVASNTEYTGPKLYKEPSAKSNKYIIQNALTHCCLAGKVNEGQKNKILEEMEKSEANNFLILFRDSGCQFRSLYTYCPETEEITKLTGIGPKSITHKMIEGLYKYNSDRKQFSQIPAKTMSASVDAITIHSHLWQTKKPGTPKKVLPAKS